A single Papilio machaon chromosome 12, ilPapMach1.1, whole genome shotgun sequence DNA region contains:
- the LOC106716097 gene encoding sperm-associated antigen 7 homolog, translating into MDLLDSILNSMQKPPTASEAQKTALKKQKEALERKQKDEKNRLKKFRQQVEEKIGEFVKDGRKPSLQFEPMEQTYRSIIRDVAETAGLQIFSFGQDGIDRYSVVYTKERGPSEDELSVRRAGGVWSEDKAAEMALQHIEMKKQAALNNEEEKNRKRKHGKEQLSGTFYKQKYAHLIGEDAALDAAHKTNMNKSYGEVPSENKKDSRSIEQTMADIRAKKLKKAENKEATENNHQID; encoded by the coding sequence ATGGATCTACtagattcaatattaaattcaatgcaAAAACCACCAACAGCCAGCGAGGCTCAAAAGACTGCTCTCAAGAAACAGAAAGAAGCATTAGAACGCAAGcaaaaagatgaaaaaaacaGACTTAAGAAATTTAGGCAACAAGTGGAAGAAAAAATAGGAGAATTTGTAAAAGATGGTAGAAAACCTTCATTACAATTTGAGCCTATGGAACAAACATATCGGTCAATAATACGAGATGTGGCAGAGACTGCTGGTCTTCAGATATTTTCGTTTGGACAAGATGGCATAGACCGGTATTCTGTAGTTTACACTAAAGAACGAGGACCATCGGAAGATGAGTTAAGCGTGAGACGTGCTGGAGGAGTTTGGAGTGAAGATAAAGCTGCAGAAATGGCTTTACAACATATTGAAATGAAGAAGCAAGCAGCTCTAAATAATGAAGAGGAGAAGAATAGAAAGCGTAAGCATGGCAAGGAGCAATTGAGTGGAACATTTTACAAGCAGAAGTACGCACATCTGATAGGTGAAGATGCAGCATTAGATGCTGCTCATAAAACTAACATGAATAAGAGTTACGGAGAGGTACCAAGTGAGAATAAAAAAGACTCACGTTCTATTGAACAAACTATGGCTGATATACGAGCAAAGAAACTGAAGAAAGCTGAAAATAAAGAGGCTACAGAAAATAATCATCAAATTGATTGA